A region of the Gallaecimonas mangrovi genome:
GTGGCCACGGCGGCCATAATGGTCTGAAAGACATCATGGCTAAGATGGGCAACAATCCGAATTTTAATCGGCTGCGTATCGGCATCGGCCATCCCGGCGACCGCAACAAGGTTACCGGCTATGTGCTGGGCAAGCCGCCACAAGGCGAGCAAGAAAAGATTAACGCAGCTATAGATGAAGCCGTACGCGCCACCGACATTTTACTGCAAAGCGGTAAAACGGCGGCCCAAAACCGGCTTCACGCCTTTAAGGCATAAATTTTAAGGACACTTCCATGGGATTCAAATGTGGCATTGTGGGCCTGCCTAACGTCGGCAAATCCACCCTGTTTAATGCGCTGACAAAGGCCGGTATTGAAGCCGCCAACTTCCCCTTTTGCACCATTGAACCCAACACTGGCGTTGTGCCGGTACCCGATGTTCGCCTCAATAAACTGGCGGAAATCGTTAACCCCCAGCGGGTGCTGCCCACCACCATGGAATTTGTGGATATCGCAGGCCTGGTTGAAGGCGCTTCCAAAGGCGAAGGCCTTGGCAATAAATTCCTGGCCAACATTCGCGAAACCGACGCTATTGCCCACGTGGTGCGCTGCTTTGAGAACGACAACATCGTGCACGTTTCTGGCAAGGTAAACCCGCAAGAAGATATCGACGTTATCAACACCGAGTTGGTACTGGCCGATATGGAAGCGGTTGACCGCGCCCTGACCCGGGTTCAGAAAAAAGCCAAGGGCGGCGATAAAGACGCCAAGGCCGAACAAGAAGTGTTGCTGAAAATTCAGCCGCATTTGGAAGCCGGTAAAATGCTACGTGCCGCTGGCCTTTCTAGCGACGAAAAGGCCGCCATTGGCTACCAGAACTACTTAACCGGCAAACCCACCATGTACATTGCCAACGTCAATGAAGACGGCTTTGAAAATAACCCCTACCTTGATCAGGTGCGGGCCATTGCCGCCGACGAAGACGCCATTGTGGTGCCGGTTTGCGCGGCGGTGGAATCTGACATTGCCGAGCTGGACGATGAAGAGCGGGACCTGTTCATGGCAGAGCTTGGCCTTGAAGAGCCGGGCCTTAACCGGGTTATTCGCGCCGGTTACGAGCTTTTGAACCTGCACACCTACTTCACCGCTGGCGTAAAAGAAGTGCGCGCCTGGACCATTAAAATCAACTCTACTGCCCCGCAAGCGGCCGGTAAAATTCACACCGACTTCGAAAAAGGCTTTATCCGCGCCGAAGTGGTGGGTTACGACGATTTTGTGGCCAATAACGGTGAGCAAGGTGCCAAAGAAGCCGGTAAATGGCGCCTGGAAGGTAAAGATTACATCGTCAAAGATGGCGACGTTGTTCACTTCCGTTTTAACGTCTAATAAGGCGTTAATCCAAAAAGCCGCCCCAGGGCGGCTTTTTTATTGCCTTGATTCTCAATGCTTTTTAAAGGCAGACTCGCATTTTGTACGTAAAACCGCAGCAGGGACGACGGCGCAATGAACTGGCAGGAAAAAGCCGCAGCCTGGGCCATCACACTGGTGGCATTTGGCCTTTTTGTTTATATCACCTCTTTTATTGATGACTTTATTCTTAGCATCAAAATGGCTGCCGCCTTCAAGTGGCTGGCCCTGGCGTTAACCTTGGCAATAAGCCTGCCGTTTGCCATTAGGCTTTATCGCGCGCGCCACAGCATCAAACAAAAAGGCAGCGAGCCTTGGGGCCTGGCACTGCTGCTAACCCTAGCGGCCATCGGCTGCTACTTTTTGCTGCTATGCGCAGTGCTAACCCTGCTCTGCTACCCTCTGCACCTGGCCTTTGGCCACGCTAGCCACCAGCAGTTTTGTGCAGTAAGCAGCTCCCACGGCGGCCCCAAAGACATTTGCGGCTCATCCTTAACCCTGGAAAATGCCAATTTCTACGGCAGCTTTTGCCATGTCGACAGCACACTTCGCCACCAAGCGGCTGGGCATTTACTGAATATCACCGGCACCCGCTCACTGTTTGGCTTTTCCGGCAGCCATATAGAGGTAACAGCAACCTATTGCGCCCAAGACTAAAAAGCCGCCCCAAGGGCGGCTTTTTTATCCCCAAACACTGTCTGGTTGCTGGCGGCGCTTTGCGATTTTGGCCAGCCAGAACAGTAAAGCAGCAGCAACAAGCACGGTTGCATCCACACTGGCGGTGGCTAACGTATTAGCAGGCCAGCTATAACCACTAATGGCCGCCAACAGCGAGCTTAGCGGCACCGCCAGGGCTAACAGCGCCGTGCTGTTAAGCAAAATGGGGTTGCTGGCGGCACCTTTTACCAGGCTAAAAGCCACAAAACCAAGAAACAGCAGGTAATAGACACCCAAATACCAGTCGTTGATGTTAGCAACCCAGGCTTGCAACCATTTCCCCGCCAACATGGCGCCAGCAACACCGGCTACCGAGCCTAAACAGCAACCAACGGTAAGCGCCGCCATTACCCGGCTAGCCAGGCTTTGTTTCGGAATAACGCCGTCTTTTTGCTGGCGCTTGCGGCGGTTTTCAAGCCATAACAAGTTACCGGTGTAAAACACCCCGGCCCCCGCCAGCCCTAACAGGAAATACACCCATTTGATAACGGGCCCACCAAAGCTGCCAAAGTGCAGGGTAAAAAAGCTATTGACGGTATTGCCCCAGGCATTACTACTTTCCGGCAAGTAATCACGCATCACCACCTTGCCGCTGTAGGGATTAAGACTAACAAAGCCGCCGGTGGCGCCGCGGCTAAAATAGCGGTCGGAATAGGCGCTGGCCCGGACACTGGCACGGGGCGACCCCAGGCCTGAAACGCTAATAGTGCCCACCTTAAACCCAGCCGCTGCCGCCTGGGTTTTTGCCACCAAGTGGGTTAAAGGTAGCGGTTCGCCGCTTTTATCATGGTGCCCTTTTGGAAAGCTAAACATGTTTTTTTGGCCGTAGGCGGTGTGCTGCAGGCTGTCGTAGATGATGTCGTGAAAGGCAAATACCACCACCGACAGGCTTATCAACACATGAAAGGGAAAGCTGGTGATGCCAAGCAGGTTATGGGTATCAAGCCAAAACCGTTTGTTGCTGCTCTGGCGCAGAGAAAAGAAGTCTTTAACCAGGGTGGGCAGTAACAGAATAAGGCCCGACACCAACGCCAAAAAATATAAAGCACTGGCCACGCCCATGACCAACACCCCCAGCATTTCATGGCCAAAGCCACCCGGGATGCCAGCAGTGCGGTGCAGTAAATCCACCAAGGCCGCCAGCTGTGACGGCACGGCCTTGACCACCTGAAATTCGCCCTGTGCATTCAGCCCGGCCACGGCTTGCTCGGCATTTAAATCCACCCGTCGGCTGGCCGCTGCTTGTGACCAGCTAAGGGTGGCACTGTCGGTGCTACTCAAGTGCAACTCAAAACCGTGGTTAAGCGCCGGGTATTGCTGGCGCAGCGCTGGCAAACGCTGTTCCAGCTCAAGGAGGGGGAGCGCTTTTAGTTGCTGCGAAGGCGGCGTCGCCCAGTCATCAATGGCCGGTTTAAACATGGACAAGGCGCCAGCAAAAAAGCCGATAAACAAGACAATGCCCGCGCAAATACCGACCCAGGTATGCAAATCTTTGTATAGCCGTAATACATTACCGCGGATCTTCATAAGCCGTTCTTTAGCCCCCATAACAGGCCATAAACCAGCGCATTAGCCAGCCCCAGCCACAACCACGCCCTAAGGCCACTTTTAAATAAAAACACCAGGCTGAGCGCCAGCATCCAAAGCGGTGCCACCAGCCACATTACAAATTGCACCTTATTGGCCGCCTCAAGACCGCCGGGCCCGGCAATAGCGAAAAGACTGCCAAGCCCCAGCGCCAGCAAAAAACCCAGCACCACGCCGGCCAAGCTTTTACTGAGCCAATGGCCAGAGATACGCCGCGCCATTATCGGCTCCTTTTAAAAAGACTGGCCAAGGGGCCAAGGGGCAGGCACAGCATCAACACGCTGCACCAGCTAAAGATGGCGCTGGCCAGACTCATTTGGCTGCCAAGCCCGAACAGACTGATCAGCCAAAGCAGATAGCCACACCAACGCCAAACCGCCGGTAGCGCTTTACTGCTCCACTGTTGGTTGGCACTGGCTAAATACACCAGGAGGCTGCCGATAAAGAGCAGCGCAACAGAGAAAAGGGTCATTATTGGTCCTTGGCCGGCCCAGGCAGCCGGCCGTTAAATTTAGAAACTCAAGCTGGCGTTTAATGCCACTTCCCGCGGCTGGCCGATGCGCAGCCCTTCGCTGCCATCGGTTGCCCAATATTTTTTGTCGGTGAGGTTGGTAAGGGTGCCGCGCAGGGTGAGCGGTTTATGCCAAAGCTGGGTTTCATAGCGCAAAGAGGCATCAAACAAGGTGTAATCGGGTAGTTTCCAGTTGTTCTCGGCATCGAGGTAACGGGCACCGTAATATTTAGCACCGGCGTTTACTGCCAGGCCCGGAATGGCCGGCACCAAGTAACTGAGGCCCAGCGCCGCTTGCCAATTGGGGGCGGCTTCAACGTCGTTGCCTTGCACGGTGCTGTCAGGGCCGGTGTCGTCGTAGCGGCTATCAAGGTGCATCAGGTTGCTATGCAGCGACCAGGCCTCGCTAAGCTGTAGCTTGGCGTCAAATTCCACGCCGTCATACAGGCTCTTCCCGTCTTGCACGTAGATATTCTCACTATTGCCGTAGGCGGCGCCTCGCTCGATGCGGTAGGCCGCGACACTGGCAAACCAGCGTGCGCGTTCCACTTTTGCCCCAAGCTCGTATTGTTTACTTTTTAAGGGGTCGAGCATTTCATCGGCGTTGGCATAGCTGGAACTGACAATGCCGCCCTCTTCCAAGGCTTCCACGTAGCTGCCGTAGAAGGTGGTGCCCTGCCAGGGCTTAAACATCAGCGCCACGGTGGGGGTGTTGGCGTTGGTGCTGTATTCCTCACCGCTGCTCAGATAATTAACGCTGTCGTATTGGATATGACGCAGGCCCAGTAACAAGTCCCATTTGCGGCCAAAGGCCAAGGTGTCAGAGACAAAGGCCGAACGTTGGCGCACGTAATAGCCCTTTTCGTTGTTTTCAACAAATTCAGAGGTATAGCTCTGAGGGTTGGGGGAATAGAGGTTGTCGTACGTGCTGGGGTCGGACGTGTCGGTTAGCCAGAACACATATTTACTGGGCGTATCGGTACGATAAGAGGTGGTTTTTTGATAACTGACACCGCTCACCCATTTGTGGTGCACAGCGCCGGTGTCCAATTCCCCCACCGCCATTAACTGGGCGGTATCAAAGTCGGTGTCAAAGGCTTGGTCGTACACCCTTACCCGCAGATCGCCGTCGCTGTTTACCAGATAGTTGAGGGTTTTTACCCAGCGGGTATTGTTTTCAGCATGGCTGTAGTCCGCCTTTATCTGCCAGTTATCACTGGCCTGCCAGGTCAAACTGGTCATGCCGGTAATGTTTTTGGCGTCTTCAAAGGAGCCTTTGGCCGAGAGGTTGCGGCTGCCATCAACAGGTTCTGGCAGCGTGCTGTCACTGCTTAATAGCGACGTAAACATCCATGAGGTGACGTTATCGACGTCTCGGTCGTCATAAATAAGGTCAAGGGTCCATTTCAGGCTGTCGGTAAGGTTGGCGTCAAAGGCCAGGGCAGCGGTGTTGCGGCGCACATGGCCGCCGTCGGTATTGGTGTCACCGTCGGCAGCGCTGACATTAGCGCGCAGGCCGTATTTA
Encoded here:
- the ychF gene encoding redox-regulated ATPase YchF, which encodes MGFKCGIVGLPNVGKSTLFNALTKAGIEAANFPFCTIEPNTGVVPVPDVRLNKLAEIVNPQRVLPTTMEFVDIAGLVEGASKGEGLGNKFLANIRETDAIAHVVRCFENDNIVHVSGKVNPQEDIDVINTELVLADMEAVDRALTRVQKKAKGGDKDAKAEQEVLLKIQPHLEAGKMLRAAGLSSDEKAAIGYQNYLTGKPTMYIANVNEDGFENNPYLDQVRAIAADEDAIVVPVCAAVESDIAELDDEERDLFMAELGLEEPGLNRVIRAGYELLNLHTYFTAGVKEVRAWTIKINSTAPQAAGKIHTDFEKGFIRAEVVGYDDFVANNGEQGAKEAGKWRLEGKDYIVKDGDVVHFRFNV
- a CDS encoding TonB-dependent siderophore receptor gives rise to the protein MTTPNRYHSALLVTLALANPALADDRDSKDEKGTEKITVLGRQLHELDTTVDNGVLGQGSILNTPFSVTSVSEQELKERQVNDLDTLFARDASVSILGGGYNNWGSNMSIRGLALDYTNSFKLNGLAFQNFSGEMPYDIFERIDVLKGATGFMYGFAAPGGIVNYVTKKARGDVLSVDVGYRSDSILSAHVDAGTRFGESDKYGLRANVSAADGDTNTDGGHVRRNTAALAFDANLTDSLKWTLDLIYDDRDVDNVTSWMFTSLLSSDSTLPEPVDGSRNLSAKGSFEDAKNITGMTSLTWQASDNWQIKADYSHAENNTRWVKTLNYLVNSDGDLRVRVYDQAFDTDFDTAQLMAVGELDTGAVHHKWVSGVSYQKTTSYRTDTPSKYVFWLTDTSDPSTYDNLYSPNPQSYTSEFVENNEKGYYVRQRSAFVSDTLAFGRKWDLLLGLRHIQYDSVNYLSSGEEYSTNANTPTVALMFKPWQGTTFYGSYVEALEEGGIVSSSYANADEMLDPLKSKQYELGAKVERARWFASVAAYRIERGAAYGNSENIYVQDGKSLYDGVEFDAKLQLSEAWSLHSNLMHLDSRYDDTGPDSTVQGNDVEAAPNWQAALGLSYLVPAIPGLAVNAGAKYYGARYLDAENNWKLPDYTLFDASLRYETQLWHKPLTLRGTLTNLTDKKYWATDGSEGLRIGQPREVALNASLSF
- a CDS encoding PepSY-associated TM helix domain-containing protein, giving the protein MKIRGNVLRLYKDLHTWVGICAGIVLFIGFFAGALSMFKPAIDDWATPPSQQLKALPLLELEQRLPALRQQYPALNHGFELHLSSTDSATLSWSQAAASRRVDLNAEQAVAGLNAQGEFQVVKAVPSQLAALVDLLHRTAGIPGGFGHEMLGVLVMGVASALYFLALVSGLILLLPTLVKDFFSLRQSSNKRFWLDTHNLLGITSFPFHVLISLSVVVFAFHDIIYDSLQHTAYGQKNMFSFPKGHHDKSGEPLPLTHLVAKTQAAAAGFKVGTISVSGLGSPRASVRASAYSDRYFSRGATGGFVSLNPYSGKVVMRDYLPESSNAWGNTVNSFFTLHFGSFGGPVIKWVYFLLGLAGAGVFYTGNLLWLENRRKRQQKDGVIPKQSLASRVMAALTVGCCLGSVAGVAGAMLAGKWLQAWVANINDWYLGVYYLLFLGFVAFSLVKGAASNPILLNSTALLALAVPLSSLLAAISGYSWPANTLATASVDATVLVAAALLFWLAKIAKRRQQPDSVWG